A genome region from Drosophila simulans strain w501 chromosome 2R, Prin_Dsim_3.1, whole genome shotgun sequence includes the following:
- the LOC6735083 gene encoding mucin-19 isoform X1, with protein MESMRRNEANTSHHPNKVALNSSNVATESNIKNNKLLANLSAAGAATATTATTGTATTTTATTANQALNFNNKTKATANAAATSANNRHNNNNNSSAIKKHTNTKQLAGKSPACNSSSSSLSSSSSSNSSESKDTNFEYEDEWNIGGIPELLDDLDADIEKSAHSSGGGNQATALNAKQANSSSTSSSSSSKGGASSSSSSAAAAGSSSSHKSHKTTLHSNLSATSPTTIKFTRQPVPIGGANSSSSSSAAAAPSGGSANVVAKGSSSSSSSTSSSSSGKHHHHHHHHSNSSSSGSSSKGYKSALVAQLNSPSPLNSNSKSLSGSGSGSGNTNGAAGAGAGSTLSSSTFAGFSKGGSLVSSSAGAAAALAAGSGQQGSKFSAGGMSSQTGSGSGGNNTSNSNNSSSGSGGSGSGSSTGNTASGSGNNNSTSAGGPPSSQGGNSGNGSGSSSSSSSGKSSAKMSIDHQATLDKGLKMKIKRTKPGTKSSEAKHEIVKATDQQQNGALGAGSNNSANEDGSSGSSSTNASSLGSTNSSSSASSGSSSSSGSSSSSSKKHLNNASSGSGSSSSGGGSQNNASGHASGGGSSGSSQSTPQGTKRGSSGHRREKTKDKNAHSNRMSVDKSAAAASAAGEKDTPEKCSGTGAGGSPCSCNGDVGAPCSHHACIRRAAHMSNSAGNANSSAGTGQSGGSSSMSAVPPGVFTPSAGSPSAGSPSTVVPAAASLLAATGAASSSASQMASSSAGGVGGSGGGANAPGPPGKESAGSIKISSHIAAQLAAAAASNSYSGSGANTNQGQNSNAGGNGGSESKASAAAQAKLMAPGMISATMHHTISVPAGTGTGDDDTKSPPAKRVKHEAGASGAGGGKEMVDICIGTSVGTITEPDCLGPCEPGTSVTLEGIVWHETEGGVLVVNVTWRGKTYVGTLLDCTRHDWAPPRFCDSPTEELDSRTPKGRGKRGRSAGLTPDLSNFTETRSSIYFSHAQVHSKLRNGATKGRGATRSASGNAAANSNSSSSGNGGGATPSTSPTAFLPPRPEKRKSKDEAPSPLNGDASDGASGGGIGGAGGVNMVNASGIPISASGGGLATQPQSLLNPVTGLNVQISTKKCKTASPCAISPVLLECPEQDCSKKYKHANGLRYHQSHAHGAGGGASSMDEDSMQAPEDPATPPSPGVASGTGSGASVASSAVPATAPSAGQGTVAVSPNTPLANSSNPVTNGNVAPSAPATGSVSIAAPSTTPSVVETQAPLTGPPPATPPAPTPICAVATPGAEQSASSVLPLGNLPLTAGPNSATQQQQPPTQQQQPQLLVPGGSAASLQQQQQPVAGGSITAGISGQALSQHQQQLMGGLPAMLSDQQQQALLQQGALKAGVLRFGPPDGNPLQQQPGQASVNPQTQQSPPRPPSHVQDQQTPSAYAQQAGLKTSPGFGSVGVGAASSKQKKNRKSPGPSDFEGRVSREDVQSPAYSDISDDSTPVAEQEMLDKSVGQAVTAKHIELMGKKPTEVGVGVPPAPAPNMYVPGMYQFYPAQQQSAPPPQQQQQQPQYMVQAEPGKPPGLPPALTQAQQQQQLQPGAPPPTSQPPSHLLGPPGQQSVAAHLADYSGKNKDPPLDLMTKPQPQPGQPPSQQQQPGQLSGQENNGKDVGPPTSQPGSQPPPVNLSAVAGPPPGSLPPGLGGLSALGAAGLGGPGPGKGMPHFYPFNFIPPAYPYNVDPNFGSVSIVASEEAAKLSGHPGLPPSSQAQQLSGISIKEERLKESPSPHDQPKHMPPQQQMIANKLIKQEPMTKQEIKQEPNSNPGQQHPPQQQQPAPQPQQQQPPPPQPQQPHALHPKDLQALGAYPAIYQRHSMSLAVQQARDEELRRYYMFTGRQNQAAVAAAAAAQNAASGGLPPHPGMMHKDEPGMGSVQQQQQQQQQQMQIAQQQQAIQHQHHQHLQQQHQAQQQQQQQQHQQQQQQQQQQQQQQQQQQQKLKQSQAASAAANNKATNLTKDSPKQKGGDDDQPLKVKQEGQKPTMETQGPPPPPTSQYFLHPSYISPTPFGFDPNHPMYRNVLMSAAGPYNTAPYHLPIPRPYHAPEDLSRNTGTKALDALHHAASQYYTTHKIHELSERALKSPTSGSGPVKVSVSSPSIGPPQPGGPTSSGPGSGPVSGVLGPGSGSNQQPGSAPGSAGGVPLNLQPPPGGMGPAPGSKPDLSGPKGHGGVTPGSSLDGHKQSMPGGPPPNGPSGNGAVGGVGGAAGNGAAGGGGAGAADSRSPPPQRHVHTHHHTHVGLGYPMYPAPYGAAVLASQQAAAVAVINPFPPGPSK; from the exons ATGGAGTCAATGAGACGTAACGAGGCGAACACTAGCCACCACCCGAATAAG GTGGCCCTGAATAGCAGCAACGTAGCAACGGAAAGCAATATTaagaataataaattgttagCTAATTTAAGTGCGGCAGGAGCAGCTACAGctacaacggcaacaacaggaacagcaacaacaacgacggcGACAACAGCGAATCAAGCGCTGAATTTCAATAACAAAACGAAGGCAACAGCAAACGCGGCCGCAACATCGGCGAATAATCggcacaataacaacaacaattccAGTGCGATCAAGAAGCACACAAATACGA AACAACTAGCTGGCAAGAGCCCCGCGTgcaactcctcctcctcgtcgctcTCCTCGTCGAGCAGCTCCAACTCGAGCGAGTCGAAGGACACGAACTTTGAGTACGAGGACGAGTGGAACATTGGCGGCATACCAGAGCTGCTGGACGACTTGGACGCGGATATTGAGAAGTCCGCGCATTCTTCGGGTGGTGGCAACCAGGCTACCGCGCTAAATGCCAAGCAGGCAAACAGCTCCTCCACATCCTCCTCATCATCCTCCAAGGGCGGCGCTTCATCCTCGTCAtcttcagcagcagcggcgggaTCCTCATCGTCGCATAAATCGCACAAAACCACATTGCACAGCAATTTGTCGGCCACATCGCCAACCACAATTAAGTTCACACGCCAGCCGGTGCCCATTGGCGGAGCTAACTCCTCCTCATCTTCgtcagcagctgcagcgccCAGTGGTGGCAGTGCGAACGTGGTGGCCAAGGGATCATCTTCTTCCTCGTCCTCCACATCTTCCTCATCTTCGGGGAagcatcatcaccatcaccaccatcacTCAAACTCGAGCAGCAGTGGGAGCAGTTCCAAGGGCTACAAGTCCGCTTTGGTGGCTCAACTGAACAGTCCGAGTCCACTGAACAGTAACTCCAAGTCCCTGAGTGGATCGGGGAGTGGAAGCGGGAACACAAACGGAGCAGCGGGAGCTGGAGCCGGCAGCACATTGTCATCTTCGACATTTGCCGGTTTCTCCAAGGGCGGCAGCTTAGTGTCTTCGtcggcaggagcagcagcggcttTAGCGGCTGGCAGTGGACAACAGGGCTCCAAATTCTCCGCTGGCGGCATGTCCTCGCAAAcgggcagcggcagcggcggcaacaacactagcaacagcaacaacagcagcagcggaagcGGAGGCAGCGGCTCGGGTAGCAGCACAGGGAACACCGCCAGCGGTAGcgggaacaacaacagcacaagTGCCGGTGGGCCGCCGAGTTCGCAAGGCGGCAACAGCGGAAACGGTAGCGGtagcagctccagctcctccagtgGCAAATCGAGCGCAAAGATGTCCATAGACCACCAAGCGACGCTCGACAAAGGACTCAAAATGAAGATCAAGCGCACCAAGCCGGGCACCAAAAGCTCGGAGGCCAAACACGAGATTGTGAAGGCCACCGATCAACAACAGAACGGAGCCCTGGGCGCCGGATCCAATAACTCGGCTAACGAGGATGGGAGTTCCGGTTCCAGTTCCACCAACGCGTCTTCCCTGGGGAGCACCAATTCATCGAGCAGCGCAAGCAGcggcagctcctccagcagcgGCAGTTcttcgagcagcagcaagaaaCACCTAAACAATGCCAGTAGCGGTAGTGGCTCCTCCTCTTCCGGAGGAGGGAGCCAAAACAATGCCAGTGGCCATGCCAGCGGAGGGGGATCCTCCGGTAGCAGTCAGTCTACGCCGCAGGGCACCAAACGCGGAAGTTCGGGTCATCGGCGTGAGAAGACCAAGGACAAGAACGCACATTCCAATCGCATGTCCGTGGACAagtcagcagctgctgcctcGGCGGCTGGCGAGAAGGATACTCCTGAGAAGTGTTCTGGTACGGGAGCTGGTGGATCTCCCTGCTCCTGCAACGGAGATGTGGGAGCTCCTTGCTCCCATCATGCCTGCATTCGCCGTGCCGCACACATGTCCAACTCCGCAGGCAATGCGAATTCGAGTGCCGGCACTGGGCAATCCGGTGGTTCATCCTCCATGTCAGCAGTGCCACCGGGTGTGTTCACACCTTCAGCGGGCTCTCCTTCCGCCGGTTCACCATCGACCGTGGTGCCTGCCGCTGCCTCACTTCTGGCGGCGACCGGAgctgcctcctcctccgcctctcAAATGGCCAGCAGTAGTGCCGGCGGCGTTGGTGGTTCGGGAGGAGGTGCCAATGCACCAGGACCGCCGGGAAAAGAGTCTGCCGGCAGCATCAAAATCTCCTCGCACATTGCCGCCCAACTGGCAGCAGCGGCCGCTTCCAATAGTTACAGCGGGAGTGGAGCCAACACGAATCAAGGCCAGAACAGCAATGCTGGCGGCAACGGCGGTTCGGAGAGCAAAGCATCAGCGGCGGCGCAGGCCAAGTTAATGGCACCCGGCATGATCTCAGCCACCATGCACCACACGATCTCGGTGCCGGCGGGCACAGGAACAGGCGACGACGATACAAAATCTCCGCCTGCCAAGAGGGTCAAGCATGAGGCTGGCGCTAGCGGAGCAGGAGGCGGCAAGGAGATGGTGGACATCTGCATTGGCACCTCGGTGGGCACCATCACCGAACCGGACTGCCTGGGTCCCTGCGAACCTGGCACATCCGTAACCCTCGAAGGGATTGTGTGGCACGAGACCGAAGGCGGCGTTCTCGTGGTCAACGTCACGTGGCGGGGCAAGACCTACGTGGGCACTCTGCTAGACTGCACCCGACACGATTGGGCTCCTCCAAG ATTCTGTGATTCACCAACTGAAGAATTAGATTCTCGAACTCCAAAGGGACGCGGCAAGCGCGGACGCAGTGCAGGTCTCACTCCTGACCTGAGCAACTTCACCGAGACCAGAAGTTCG ATTTACTTCTCACACGCCCAGGTGCACTCTAAGCTGCGTAATGGTGCCACAAAGGGACGCGGTGCGACACGCAGTGCATCCGGTAATGCGGCAgcgaacagcaacagcagttcaTCGGGCAACGGAGGCGGGGCCACGCCCAGCACATCGCCGACAGCATTTTTACCGCCTCGGCCTGAGAAGCGCAAGTCGAAGGATGAGGCGCCTTCGCCGCTTAACGGCGACGCCTCGGATGGAGCATCTGGTGGCGGTATTGGTGGGGCCGGTGGAGTGAACATGGTGAACGCCAGTGGCATACCCATATCGGCCAGCGGCGGTGGCCTGGCCACGCAGCCGCAGAGCCTGCTCAACCCGGTCACTGGTCTCAATGTGCAGATCAGCACCAAGAAATGTAAGACTGCTTCGCCCTGCGCGATCTCCCCAGTGCTGCTTGAGTGTCCCGAGCAGGACTGCAGCAAGAAGTACAAGCACGCAAATGGGCTGCGTTATCACCAGTCGCATGCCCATGGAGCGGGCGGTGGCGCAAGCTCCATGGATGAGGACTCCATGCAGGCGCCCGAGGATCCGGCCACGCCGCCCTCGCCAGGAGTCGCAAGTGGAACGGGATCGGGAGCATCTGTGGCATCATCGGCAGTACCAGCGACAGCACCATCAGCGGGTCAGGGAACTGTCGCCGTGTCCCCAAACACGCCCCTCGCCAATTCAAGCAACCCCGTCACCAATGGCAATGTTGCCCCATCGGCACCAGCTACTGGATCGGTATCTATCGCCGCTCCCAGCACCACTCCCTCTGTGGTAGAGACGCAAGCGCCGCTTACTGGTCCTCCACCAGCCACGCCACCAGCTCCAACTCCCATCTGCGCAGTTGCAACACCTGGAGCAGAGCAATCTGCATCATCAGTATTGCCTCTGGGAAATCTTCCACTAACGGCAGGTCCAAATAGCGCgacacaacagcaacagcctcctacacagcagcaacaaccacagtTGCTCGTCCCAGGAGGCAGTGCGGCAAGCcttcaacagcagcagcaaccagtGGCCGGAGGCAGCATCACTGCTGGAATCTCCGGACAGGCTCTGTCACAGCATCAACAACAGCTAATGGGTGGATTGCCTGCCATGCTGTcagaccagcagcagcaggcctTGTTGCAGCAGGGAGCAC TTAAAGCAGGAGTTCTGCGTTTTGGCCCGCCAGATGGAAATCCACTACAGCAGCAGCCTGGCCAAGCATCGGTTAATCCACAGACACAACAGTCTCCTCCAAGGCCTCCAAGTCATGTCCAGGATCAACAGACGCCATCGGCGTACGCCCAGCAGGCAGGTTTGAAGACATCGCCTGGATTTGGCTCCGTTGGCGTGGGTGCCGCTagcagcaaacaaaagaaGAACCGCAAGTCACCTGGACCCAGTGACTTTGAGGGCCGTGTATCGCGCGAGGATGTACAGAGTCCGGCCTACAGTGATATCTCCGATGACTCCACGCCAGTTGCCGAACAGGAAATGCTGGACAAGTCAGTCGGCCAGGCGGTGACGGCGAAGCACATCGAATTGATGGGCAAGAAGCCGACCGAAGTGGGCGTTGGTGTTCCGCCAGCCCCCGCACCCAACATGTATGTGCCGGGAATGTATCAGTTCTATCCGGCGCAGCAGCAGTCAGCACCTccaccacagcagcagcaacaacagccgcaATACATGGTGCAGGCAGAGCCAGGCAAACCACCAGGACTGCCACCTGCTTTGACACAagctcagcagcagcaacaattgcagccgGGTGCTCCTCCGCCTACCTCACAGCCCCCGAGTCATTTGCTGGGTCCACCTGGTCAGCAGTCGGTGGCTGCCCACCTGGCAGACTACAGTGGCAAGAACAAGGATCCACCATTGGATCTGATGACCAAACCGCAGCCACAGCCGGGTCAGCCGCCttcgcagcaacagcagccaggCCAACTGTCGGGGCAGGAAAACAATGGCAAGGATGTTGGACCGCCCACCTCTCAGCCAGGATCTCAGCCGCCGCCGGTCAACCTAAGTGCAGTGGCTGGGCCGCCGCCAGGAAGCCTGCCACCCGGTTTGGGTGGTCTCTCGGCTTTGGGAGCAGCCGGTCTAGGTGGTCCTGGACCGGGCAAAGGCATGCCCCACTTCTATCCCTTCAA CTTTATTCCGCCTGCGTATCCATACAATGTGGACCCCAACTTTGGGTCAGTTTCTATTGTTGCTTCAGAGGAGGCCGCCAAGCTCAGTGGACATCCGGGTCTGCCACCCAGCTCACAAGCGCAGCAGTTGTCCGGCATAAGTATCAAGGAGGAGCGTCTCAAGGAGAGCCCCAGTCCGCACGACCAGCCGAAGCACATGCCACCTCAGCAGCAG ATGATAGCCAACAAGCTGATCAAGCAGGAGCCGATGACAAAGCAGGAGATCAAGCAGGAGCCCAACTCAAATCCGGGTCAGCAGCATCCGcctcagcaacagcagccagcgcctcagccgcagcaacaacagccgccACCCCCGCAGCCACAACAGCCGCATGCCCTGCATCCCAAGGATCTACAGGCACTGGGCGCCTATCCCGCCATCTACCAGCGCCATTCCATGAGCCTGGCCGTGCAGCAGGCTCGCGACGAGGAGCTGAGACG GTATTACATGTTCACTGGACGACAGAATCAGGCTGCCGTAGCTGCTGCCGCGGCAGCTCAAAACGCTGCCAGTGGAGGTCTTCCACCTCATCCCGGCATGATGCACAAGGATGAGCCCGGCATGGGATCggtgcaacaacagcagcagcaacaacagcagcagatgcaaattgcacagcagcagcaggccattcagcatcagcatcatcagcacctgcagcagcagcaccaggcccagcaacagcagcagcagcaacaacaccagcagcagcagcaacagcagcaacaacagcaacagcagcagcagcaacaacagcaaaagttAAAGCAGTCACAGGCGGCTAGTGCGGCGGCAAATAATAAGGCCACCAACCTGACGAAGGATTCTCCCAAACAAAAGGGCGGCGATGACGATCAACCGCTGAAGGTGAAGCAGGAGGGCCAAAAGCCGACCATGGAGACCCAAGgtccgccaccaccaccaacgtCGCAGTATTTCCTTCACCCCTCATACATTTCGCCGACGCCCTTTGGGTTCGATCCCAATCATCCGATGTATCGCAACGTGTTGATGTCAGCCGCCGGTCCGTATAATACGGCACCGTACCACCTGCCCATCCCTCGCCCGTACCATGCCCCAGAAGATCTCTCGCGAAACACCGGCACCAAGGCATTGGATGCACTGCATCACGCGGCCAGTCAGTACTACACCACCCACAAGATCCATGAGCTCAGCGAACGGGCCCTCAAGTCGCCCACCAGCGGCAGCGGCCCCGTCAAGGTGAGCGTCAGCAGTCCCAGCATCGGGCCGCCTCAACCAGGCGGACCCACGAGCAGCGGTCCCGGATCCGGACCAGTTTCCGGTGTCCTCGGCCCCGGCAGCGGTTCCAACCAGCAGCCCGGCTCGGCACCTGGGTCTGCGGGCGGTGTGCCGCTGAACCTACAGCCACCACCCGGAGGAATGGGCCCGGCACCCGGCAGCAAGCCGGATCTGTCAGGCCCGAAAGGACATGGCGGAGTGACGCCCGGCTCGTCATTAGACGGCCACAAGCAGTCGATGCCCGGAGGTCCGCCACCGAACGGGCCATCGGGCAATGGAGCCGTTGGCGGTGTGGGAGGCGCTGCCGGCAATGGCGCAGCGGGAGGCGGCGGTGCAGGTGCCGCCGACTCACGCAGCCCACCACCGCAGCGTCATGTGCACACCCACCACCACACGCACGTCGGCCTCGGCTATCCCATGTACCCGGCGCCGTATGGAG CGGCTGTTTTGGCTAGCCAGCAGGCGGCTGCTGTAGCTGTGATAAACCCGTTTCCGCCGGGTCCGTCGAAATGA